Proteins encoded in a region of the Magallana gigas chromosome 8, xbMagGiga1.1, whole genome shotgun sequence genome:
- the LOC105339282 gene encoding limbin isoform X5, whose translation MCFTGGDRMWLWYLTLLSLLVVSCRSYSVTDLTEIYQTQLSNNADNYTYNYNLHTFADNTSINYASVNTSSYLHTYVERGGFVLDFTHWQDNSSGTPSNVTTLPLLKVTQRWEVNSATASPDTILVSMTISNPGSVTANNVTVTFDLTGGLRLDISSIVKNTSSDITHTQSNVKFQWYSSSIAALEERFLSFVAVPSGTNGGNLEAGHNVYTSQLYFASTVLTSVAGPIDLDMCVYGIRNVQKSIFYEQGFTALMFFIAFALGIGLVIGAVCLFLMIKRKRAVQSKSFTQTNLRISTRGKTILMDDGDVNKTGHTITDFSNIREDDSIVEVLVVKDKLKRFRELDNLDIVCTVSTDTDIETQRADASLKATAMLIRGLIFNRDISPQVYDAADKNMKQRRLLLDGNLDTEFQRQNKKLRKKLAAKNKAKLSRTLQRQREEKKKLVSEIADLGDNERKQLLDMMDQEHQTELNEEEFLLKLEQDEETENLRKEFAVRRRMGMKELQQDQLEEVMTQGHLVGEKADWLLEEHRKVQAQMEKMYDEEVARQRILLEEKLEKRKALAKLEEQQEDDGSDVLNTMASHQIELINKAKAKKVGGLTPDEASELIAKAKEDMISLKERLDKDRQKQEMALAKRLGDMKRKKLNQMKSQQKSELDKVMKSMETQTDEPIDPLLFVETKLKLEAKHREEINQEENEIDEDHAEQLRHLNDELTDHAKDELSRAERNLVKRIGEINTVSPDQYEKLLSEHEADVMRLQAQQKRELEKQKANLNAKLAKSRRDWEQRKEQEKAEQEEIRKREDEVVKKLISGQMSMSEEERDRIMKEHEKQMVKVENSLTLNKLRQKRMLEERLAAKRALQMDKLEKKQSVEYEKKMRQIEHNGEESDPENQQEKLELMKLQFSQKMAVLQGQKLNIDDELENVKIEMLKERVIALKEQEEKLGAMVAALQVAKAREMALIEEQQAAINNLKSNLIDELSERGILSDPECQKVLDRHKQEQENLNKKLESQKSKQEKELRKRLKEKIEQKEEIMSRAHKREIEELLATSKNKTALKMKQALLAHKHMMEMEKFRNNLDRQIAQTLEDVRLQFEMRRAKETQQEELRFIAGLVRVGSFDQQELIDVLHILYPQKTDTEIQAVMKEIYDPNFQQAPKDVPGKAKKKSSFKKSRRQSDLDSDSFSRPLPNIPKKKKLQKLDENSESDNEYSYLSKRPEPIGEVVEARRLEDFDETLPASGLPSKLPPLEAKAPKKGRKKKKKVLQKLAHVDSDGEV comes from the exons ATGTGTTTTACAGGTGGGGACAGGATGTGGCTATGGTACCTGACCCTCCTCTCTCTGTTGGTGGTGTCCTGTCGGAGTTACTCTGTCACAGACCTAACAGAAATCTATCAGACCCAGCTCTCAAATAACGCGGATAATTATACCTATAACTACAAT CTGCACACCTTTGCTGATAACACATCCATCAACTATGCTTCTGTGAACACATCCTCCTACCTACACACGTATGTGGAGAGAGGTGGATTTGTGCTGGATTTCACTCACTGGCAGGATAATTCATCCGGAACACCATCCAATGTGACAACCCTACCTCTACTGAAGGTTACACAGCGATGGGAG GTGAACAGTGCCACAGCATCTCCAGACACAATCCTGGTATCTATGACAATCAGTAACCCTGGCTCCGTGACAGCGAATAATGTGACcgtgacctttgacctgaccgGTGGACTGAGACTGGACATTTCCAGCATAGTAAAGAATACGAGCTCTGAcatcacacacacacagagtAATGTCAAGTTCCAGTGGTATAGCAGCAGCATAGCGG CCTTAGAAGAGAGGTTCCTGTCGTTTGTGGCGGTGCCCTCGGGGACGAATGGGGGTAACCTGGAGGCAGGACACAATGTGTACACCAGCCAGCTCTACTTTGCTTCTACA gtTTTAACTTCTGTAGCTGGGCCTATTGACCTTGACATGTGTGTTTATGGGATTCGAAATGTACAGAAAAGT ATATTTTATGAGCAAGGCTTCACTGCCCTCATGTTCTTCATTGCGTTTGCCCTGGGCATCGGTCTTGTCATCGGAGCTGTCTGTTTATTTCTGATGATAAAAAGAAAGCGTGCCGTGCAAAGCAAGAGTTTTACTCAG ACTAATCTAAGGATATCAACACGTGGTAAGACCATCTTGATGGACGATGGAGATGTGAACAAGACGGGACACACTATTACAGACTTCAG TAACATAAGAGAAGACGATTCTATCGTGGAGGTTTTGGTCGTCAAGGACAAACTAAAACGTTTCCGGGAACTAGACAA TTTGGACATAGTGTGTACTGTGTCGACGGACACAGATATTGAGACCCAGAGGGCGGACGCCTCCCTAAAGGCCACAGCCATGCTGATCAGGGGACTCATCTTCAACCGAGACATCAGTCCACAAGTCTACGATGCCGCCGACAAAAACATGAAACAGCGACGGCTTCTCCTGGATGGTAACCTTGATACTGAGTTCCAGAGGCAGAATAAAAAACTACGAAAGAAGCTGGCCGCCAAAAACAAG GCCAAATTATCCAGAACTTTGCAGAGGCAGAGGGAAGAAAAGAAGAAACTTGTCAGTGAAATAGCAGACCTAGGAGATAAT GAGAGGAAGCAGCTTCTGGACATGATGGACCAGGAACACCAGACGGAGCTCAACGAGGAGGAGTTCCTACTGAAACTGGAGCAGGATGAGGAGACAGAGAACCTCAGGAAG GAGTTTGCAGTGAGGAGAAGGATGGGGATGAAGGAGCTCCAACAGGATCAGTTGGAGGAAGTGATGACACAGGGCCACCTGGTGGGCGAGAaagctgattggctgctggagGAACACCGGAAGGTTCAGGCTCAGATGGAGAAGATGTACGACGAGGAAGTGGCCAGACAGAGGATCCTCCTGGAGGAAAAGTTGGAGAAACGGAAGGCCCTGGCCAAGCTAGAG gAACAACAAGAGGATGATGGGAGTGATGTGTTGAACACAATGGCCAGTCACCAGATAGAGCTTATCAACAAAGCCAAGGCCAAGAA GGTTGGGGGACTAACTCCGGACGAGGCATCTGAGCTGATTGCAAAAGCCAAGGAAGACATGATTAGTCTGAAGGAGCGCCTAGACAAAGACAGGCAGAAACAGGAAATGGCGCTGGCAAAGAGGCTCGGCGACATGAAGCGAAAGAAACTCAACCAGATG AAATCCCAACAGAAGTCTGAGCTGGATAAAGTGATGAAGAGCATGGAGACACAGACAGACGAACccatag aCCCTCTGCTGTTTGTTGAGACAAAGCTAAAGCTCGAAGCAAAGCACCGTGAGGAGATCAACCAAGAGGAGAATGAGATAGACGAGGACCATGCTGAGCAGCTGAGACATCTCAACGATGAGCTCACCGACCATGCCAAAGACGAGCTCTCTCGAGCCGAGCGCAACCTGGTCAAACGGATTGGTGAAATCA ATACTGTTTCGCCAGACCAGTATGAAAAACTACTGAGTGAGCATGAAGCAGACGTGATGCGTCTACAGGCTCAGCAGAAGAGGGAGCTCGAGAAACAGAAGGCCAACCTCAAT GCAAAGCTTGCCAAGTCCAGACGGGACTGGGAGCAGAGGAAGGAGCAAGAGAAAGCGGAACAGGAGGAGATCCGGAAACGGGAGGACGAAGTTGTCAA GAAGTTGATAAGTGGTCAGATGTCCATGTCTGAGGAAGAGAGAGACCGAATCATGAAGGAACACGAGAAACAAATGGTCAAAGTGGAGAACAG CCTGACGCTGAACAAGCTAAGACAGAAGAGGATGTTAGAGGAGCGACTGGCGGCCAAGCGAGCGTTACAGATGGACAAACTTGAGAAGAAGCAGAGCGTGGAGTACGAG AAAAAGATGCGACAGATCGAGCACAACGGCGAGGAGTCTGACCCCGAGAACCAGCAGGAGAAGTTAGAGCTGATGAAGCTTCAGTTCAGTCAGAAAATGGCCGTCCTCCAGGGGCAGAAACTCAACATCGACGACGAACTCGAGAAT gttaaAATTGAGATGTTGAAGGAGAGAGTGATCGCTTTGAAGGAACAAGAAGAGAAGCTAGGGGCCATGGTGGCAGCACTACAGGTGGCCAAGGCCAGAGAG ATGGCGCTGATAGAAGAGCAGCAGGCAGCCATTAACAATCTGAAGTCCAATCTGATAGATGAACTCAGTGAGCGCGGAATTCTGTCCGACCCCGAGTGTCAGAAAGTACTGGACAGACACAAACAG GAACAAGAAAACTTAAACAAGAAACTTGAGAGTCAGAAGAGCAAGCAAGAGAAG GAATTGAGAAAGAGGCTAAAGGAGAAGATTGAGCAGAAGGAGGAGATCATGAGCCGCGCTCACAAACGAGAGATCGAGGAGCTGCTCGCCACCTCAAAGAACAAGACCGCGCTCAAGATGAAGCAGGCGCTGCTCGCCCACAAACACATGATGGAGATGGAGAAGTTCCG AAACAACCTGGACAGACAGATAGCCCAGACCCTGGAGGATGTCCGGCTACAGTTTGAGATGCGACGAGCCAAGGAAACCCAACAGGAG GAGCTGAGGTTTATCGCGGGGCTGGTTCGCGTCGGCTCCTTCGACCAACAGGAGCTCATCGATGTCCTACATATTCTGTACCCACAAAAAACAGACACTGAAATCCAGGCCGTGATGAAGGAAATCTATGATCCCAACTTCCAACAAGCTCCCAAAGATGTGCC GGGGAAAGCGAAGAAAAAATCATCTTTCAAGAAATCTCGCAGACAGTCCGACCTAGACTCGGATTCATTTTCGCGACCTTTACCTAACATCCCTAAAAAGAAGAAATTACAAAAACTAGATGAAAACAGCGAATCAGATAATGAATATTCGTACCTATCTAAGAGGCCTGAGCCGATAGGAGAAGTAGTGGAGGCGAGAAGGCTCGAAGATTTCGACGAGACTCTCCCCGCTTCCGGTCTTCCATCAAAACTACCTCCGCTGGAAGCCAAGGCACCCAAGAAGGGcagaaagaagaagaagaaagtcTTACAAAAGCTAGCTCATGTAGACTCTGATGGTGAAGTTTAG
- the LOC105339282 gene encoding limbin isoform X1, whose amino-acid sequence MCFTGGDRMWLWYLTLLSLLVVSCRSYSVTDLTEIYQTQLSNNADNYTYNYNLHTFADNTSINYASVNTSSYLHTYVERGGFVLDFTHWQDNSSGTPSNVTTLPLLKVTQRWEVNSATASPDTILVSMTISNPGSVTANNVTVTFDLTGGLRLDISSIVKNTSSDITHTQSNVKFQWYSSSIAALEERFLSFVAVPSGTNGGNLEAGHNVYTSQLYFASTVLTSVAGPIDLDMCVYGIRNVQKSIFYEQGFTALMFFIAFALGIGLVIGAVCLFLMIKRKRAVQSKSFTQTNLRISTRGKTILMDDGDVNKTGHTITDFSNIREDDSIVEVLVVKDKLKRFRELDNLDIVCTVSTDTDIETQRADASLKATAMLIRGLIFNRDISPQVYDAADKNMKQRRLLLDGNLDTEFQRQNKKLRKKLAAKNKAKLSRTLQRQREEKKKLVSEIADLGDNERKQLLDMMDQEHQTELNEEEFLLKLEQDEETENLRKEFAVRRRMGMKELQQDQLEEVMTQGHLVGEKADWLLEEHRKVQAQMEKMYDEEVARQRILLEEKLEKRKALAKLEEQQEDDGSDVLNTMASHQIELINKAKAKKVGGLTPDEASELIAKAKEDMISLKERLDKDRQKQEMALAKRLGDMKRKKLNQMKSQQKSELDKVMKSMETQTDEPIDPLLFVETKLKLEAKHREEINQEENEIDEDHAEQLRHLNDELTDHAKDELSRAERNLVKRIGEINTVSPDQYEKLLSEHEADVMRLQAQQKRELEKQKANLNAKLAKSRRDWEQRKEQEKAEQEEIRKREDEVVKKLISGQMSMSEEERDRIMKEHEKQMVKVENSLTLNKLRQKRMLEERLAAKRALQMDKLEKKQSVEYEKKMRQIEHNGEESDPENQQEKLELMKLQFSQKMAVLQGQKLNIDDELENVKIEMLKERVIALKEQEEKLGAMVAALQVAKAREMALIEEQQAAINNLKSNLIDELSERGILSDPECQKVLDRHKQEQENLNKKLESQKSKQEKELRKRLKEKIEQKEEIMSRAHKREIEELLATSKNKTALKMKQALLAHKHMMEMEKFRNNLDRQIAQTLEDVRLQFEMRRAKETQQEELRFIAGLVRVGSFDQQELIDVLHILYPQKTDTEIQAVMKEIYDPNFQQAPKDVPPLSRRDSSLTERVRSNQSQELSRRASLSSRFEDSNRGKAKKKSSFKKSRRQSDLDSDSFSRPLPNIPKKKKLQKLDENSESDNEYSYLSKRPEPIGEVVEARRLEDFDETLPASGLPSKLPPLEAKAPKKGRKKKKKVLQKLAHVDSDGEV is encoded by the exons ATGTGTTTTACAGGTGGGGACAGGATGTGGCTATGGTACCTGACCCTCCTCTCTCTGTTGGTGGTGTCCTGTCGGAGTTACTCTGTCACAGACCTAACAGAAATCTATCAGACCCAGCTCTCAAATAACGCGGATAATTATACCTATAACTACAAT CTGCACACCTTTGCTGATAACACATCCATCAACTATGCTTCTGTGAACACATCCTCCTACCTACACACGTATGTGGAGAGAGGTGGATTTGTGCTGGATTTCACTCACTGGCAGGATAATTCATCCGGAACACCATCCAATGTGACAACCCTACCTCTACTGAAGGTTACACAGCGATGGGAG GTGAACAGTGCCACAGCATCTCCAGACACAATCCTGGTATCTATGACAATCAGTAACCCTGGCTCCGTGACAGCGAATAATGTGACcgtgacctttgacctgaccgGTGGACTGAGACTGGACATTTCCAGCATAGTAAAGAATACGAGCTCTGAcatcacacacacacagagtAATGTCAAGTTCCAGTGGTATAGCAGCAGCATAGCGG CCTTAGAAGAGAGGTTCCTGTCGTTTGTGGCGGTGCCCTCGGGGACGAATGGGGGTAACCTGGAGGCAGGACACAATGTGTACACCAGCCAGCTCTACTTTGCTTCTACA gtTTTAACTTCTGTAGCTGGGCCTATTGACCTTGACATGTGTGTTTATGGGATTCGAAATGTACAGAAAAGT ATATTTTATGAGCAAGGCTTCACTGCCCTCATGTTCTTCATTGCGTTTGCCCTGGGCATCGGTCTTGTCATCGGAGCTGTCTGTTTATTTCTGATGATAAAAAGAAAGCGTGCCGTGCAAAGCAAGAGTTTTACTCAG ACTAATCTAAGGATATCAACACGTGGTAAGACCATCTTGATGGACGATGGAGATGTGAACAAGACGGGACACACTATTACAGACTTCAG TAACATAAGAGAAGACGATTCTATCGTGGAGGTTTTGGTCGTCAAGGACAAACTAAAACGTTTCCGGGAACTAGACAA TTTGGACATAGTGTGTACTGTGTCGACGGACACAGATATTGAGACCCAGAGGGCGGACGCCTCCCTAAAGGCCACAGCCATGCTGATCAGGGGACTCATCTTCAACCGAGACATCAGTCCACAAGTCTACGATGCCGCCGACAAAAACATGAAACAGCGACGGCTTCTCCTGGATGGTAACCTTGATACTGAGTTCCAGAGGCAGAATAAAAAACTACGAAAGAAGCTGGCCGCCAAAAACAAG GCCAAATTATCCAGAACTTTGCAGAGGCAGAGGGAAGAAAAGAAGAAACTTGTCAGTGAAATAGCAGACCTAGGAGATAAT GAGAGGAAGCAGCTTCTGGACATGATGGACCAGGAACACCAGACGGAGCTCAACGAGGAGGAGTTCCTACTGAAACTGGAGCAGGATGAGGAGACAGAGAACCTCAGGAAG GAGTTTGCAGTGAGGAGAAGGATGGGGATGAAGGAGCTCCAACAGGATCAGTTGGAGGAAGTGATGACACAGGGCCACCTGGTGGGCGAGAaagctgattggctgctggagGAACACCGGAAGGTTCAGGCTCAGATGGAGAAGATGTACGACGAGGAAGTGGCCAGACAGAGGATCCTCCTGGAGGAAAAGTTGGAGAAACGGAAGGCCCTGGCCAAGCTAGAG gAACAACAAGAGGATGATGGGAGTGATGTGTTGAACACAATGGCCAGTCACCAGATAGAGCTTATCAACAAAGCCAAGGCCAAGAA GGTTGGGGGACTAACTCCGGACGAGGCATCTGAGCTGATTGCAAAAGCCAAGGAAGACATGATTAGTCTGAAGGAGCGCCTAGACAAAGACAGGCAGAAACAGGAAATGGCGCTGGCAAAGAGGCTCGGCGACATGAAGCGAAAGAAACTCAACCAGATG AAATCCCAACAGAAGTCTGAGCTGGATAAAGTGATGAAGAGCATGGAGACACAGACAGACGAACccatag aCCCTCTGCTGTTTGTTGAGACAAAGCTAAAGCTCGAAGCAAAGCACCGTGAGGAGATCAACCAAGAGGAGAATGAGATAGACGAGGACCATGCTGAGCAGCTGAGACATCTCAACGATGAGCTCACCGACCATGCCAAAGACGAGCTCTCTCGAGCCGAGCGCAACCTGGTCAAACGGATTGGTGAAATCA ATACTGTTTCGCCAGACCAGTATGAAAAACTACTGAGTGAGCATGAAGCAGACGTGATGCGTCTACAGGCTCAGCAGAAGAGGGAGCTCGAGAAACAGAAGGCCAACCTCAAT GCAAAGCTTGCCAAGTCCAGACGGGACTGGGAGCAGAGGAAGGAGCAAGAGAAAGCGGAACAGGAGGAGATCCGGAAACGGGAGGACGAAGTTGTCAA GAAGTTGATAAGTGGTCAGATGTCCATGTCTGAGGAAGAGAGAGACCGAATCATGAAGGAACACGAGAAACAAATGGTCAAAGTGGAGAACAG CCTGACGCTGAACAAGCTAAGACAGAAGAGGATGTTAGAGGAGCGACTGGCGGCCAAGCGAGCGTTACAGATGGACAAACTTGAGAAGAAGCAGAGCGTGGAGTACGAG AAAAAGATGCGACAGATCGAGCACAACGGCGAGGAGTCTGACCCCGAGAACCAGCAGGAGAAGTTAGAGCTGATGAAGCTTCAGTTCAGTCAGAAAATGGCCGTCCTCCAGGGGCAGAAACTCAACATCGACGACGAACTCGAGAAT gttaaAATTGAGATGTTGAAGGAGAGAGTGATCGCTTTGAAGGAACAAGAAGAGAAGCTAGGGGCCATGGTGGCAGCACTACAGGTGGCCAAGGCCAGAGAG ATGGCGCTGATAGAAGAGCAGCAGGCAGCCATTAACAATCTGAAGTCCAATCTGATAGATGAACTCAGTGAGCGCGGAATTCTGTCCGACCCCGAGTGTCAGAAAGTACTGGACAGACACAAACAG GAACAAGAAAACTTAAACAAGAAACTTGAGAGTCAGAAGAGCAAGCAAGAGAAG GAATTGAGAAAGAGGCTAAAGGAGAAGATTGAGCAGAAGGAGGAGATCATGAGCCGCGCTCACAAACGAGAGATCGAGGAGCTGCTCGCCACCTCAAAGAACAAGACCGCGCTCAAGATGAAGCAGGCGCTGCTCGCCCACAAACACATGATGGAGATGGAGAAGTTCCG AAACAACCTGGACAGACAGATAGCCCAGACCCTGGAGGATGTCCGGCTACAGTTTGAGATGCGACGAGCCAAGGAAACCCAACAGGAG GAGCTGAGGTTTATCGCGGGGCTGGTTCGCGTCGGCTCCTTCGACCAACAGGAGCTCATCGATGTCCTACATATTCTGTACCCACAAAAAACAGACACTGAAATCCAGGCCGTGATGAAGGAAATCTATGATCCCAACTTCCAACAAGCTCCCAAAGATGTGCC TCCGTTGTCACGTAGAGACAGCTCACTGACTGAGCGAGTCCGCAGCAACCAGAGTCAGGAACTCTCCAGGCGAGCCTCTCTTTCATCCAG GTTTGAGGATAGCAATAG GGGGAAAGCGAAGAAAAAATCATCTTTCAAGAAATCTCGCAGACAGTCCGACCTAGACTCGGATTCATTTTCGCGACCTTTACCTAACATCCCTAAAAAGAAGAAATTACAAAAACTAGATGAAAACAGCGAATCAGATAATGAATATTCGTACCTATCTAAGAGGCCTGAGCCGATAGGAGAAGTAGTGGAGGCGAGAAGGCTCGAAGATTTCGACGAGACTCTCCCCGCTTCCGGTCTTCCATCAAAACTACCTCCGCTGGAAGCCAAGGCACCCAAGAAGGGcagaaagaagaagaagaaagtcTTACAAAAGCTAGCTCATGTAGACTCTGATGGTGAAGTTTAG